From one Comamonas piscis genomic stretch:
- a CDS encoding CaiB/BaiF CoA transferase family protein has translation MTPESTLGFTPLAGFKVLDLSQGVAGPYCAQLLAHQGAEVIKVEPAQGDWGRHVGVARNGHSTLSSTYNAGKQSLAVDAKHPDGKALILQLARDADVVVQNFRPQVVERLGLDFAALQALGLEPVYVSISGYGPDGPFADNPATDSVMQADTGLMNSNRDAQGAPQRIGFLLADIATGVYAAQACTAALLQRMKTGKGQHVELSLFNVCCALQSTALSEEVLGGQTVKAAVSAPNGIFDAADGRLTILALNNEQFLRIGKALDLAGWDSDPRFASNALRLQHKTVLHADLARAVADRSLAELRALFNQHSVLHAVVHNAADVVQHPQARHLATFKTVQQPDFGEVLMAATPWPAKPDGPLPAPRIGADSLQILRTLGLQPDEIDGLAARQVVGL, from the coding sequence GTGACGCCAGAGTCAACACTGGGGTTTACCCCGCTCGCTGGTTTCAAGGTCCTGGATTTGAGCCAGGGCGTGGCCGGCCCTTACTGCGCCCAGCTGCTCGCCCACCAGGGGGCGGAGGTCATCAAGGTCGAGCCCGCACAGGGCGACTGGGGCCGCCATGTGGGAGTCGCCCGCAATGGCCACAGCACCTTGTCCAGCACCTACAACGCCGGCAAGCAAAGCCTGGCGGTGGATGCCAAGCATCCCGACGGCAAGGCGCTGATTCTGCAGCTGGCGCGCGATGCCGATGTGGTGGTGCAGAACTTTCGCCCGCAGGTGGTGGAACGCCTGGGCCTCGACTTTGCCGCCCTCCAGGCGCTGGGGCTGGAACCCGTTTATGTATCGATCAGCGGCTATGGCCCGGATGGCCCCTTTGCCGACAACCCCGCCACCGACTCGGTGATGCAGGCCGACACCGGCCTGATGAACAGCAACCGCGATGCGCAGGGCGCGCCGCAGCGCATCGGCTTCTTGCTGGCCGACATTGCCACCGGGGTTTATGCCGCGCAGGCCTGCACCGCCGCGCTACTGCAGCGCATGAAGACCGGCAAGGGCCAGCATGTGGAGCTGAGCCTGTTCAATGTCTGCTGCGCGCTGCAATCGACCGCGCTGTCGGAAGAGGTACTGGGCGGGCAGACCGTCAAGGCGGCGGTCAGCGCGCCCAATGGCATTTTTGATGCGGCCGATGGGCGTTTGACGATTCTGGCGCTGAACAACGAGCAGTTTCTGCGCATTGGCAAGGCCCTGGACCTGGCCGGCTGGGACAGCGACCCACGCTTTGCCAGCAATGCGCTGCGGCTGCAGCACAAGACGGTACTGCATGCCGACCTGGCCCGCGCCGTGGCAGATCGATCGCTGGCCGAGCTGCGCGCACTGTTCAACCAGCACAGCGTGCTGCATGCGGTGGTGCATAACGCGGCCGATGTGGTGCAGCACCCGCAGGCCCGGCACCTGGCCACCTTCAAGACCGTGCAGCAGCCCGATTTTGGCGAGGTGCTGATGGCGGCCACCCCCTGGCCGGCCAAGCCCGATGGGCCGCTGCCCGCACCGCGCATTGGTGCCGACAGCCTACAGATTTTGCGCACCCTGGGCCTGCAGCCTGATGAGATCGACGGACTGGCGGCCCGCCAGGTCGTAGGCCTGTGA
- a CDS encoding MFS transporter produces the protein MLASRLAVVLQRHGIHYAWVIAAITFLAMLVTSAALGLPGVLMQPLAVEFGWSVRDLSSVFATRFALYGLLGPFAAVILLRYGVSRVVALAAAVIASALLAGLVMRNLGQAFVLWGIVLGMGTGLTAMVLGATVANRWFVQHKGLVMGLLAGSSATGQLLFLPVAAWLIAQYGWRWALLPVVVASVIVLVLVLLFMRDSPAQMQLAPYGADPAAAPAAPAPRASWSLPFSTLAAASRVPAFWILAGTFFICGLSTNGLIQTHFISLCGDYGLGPVPAASVLAMMGIFDLVGTTLSGYLSDRYDSRKLLFWYYGLRGLSLFWLPYSEFTVAGLSLFAVFYGLDWIATVPPTVKLVASEFGPERAALVFGWVFAAHQLGAAVAAYGAGLARSVLSSYSPALFVAGAACLVAAAAVLWVRKPAVAMRAVG, from the coding sequence ATGCTCGCTTCCCGACTCGCCGTGGTGCTCCAGCGCCATGGCATCCATTACGCCTGGGTGATTGCCGCCATCACCTTTTTGGCCATGCTGGTCACCTCGGCGGCGCTGGGCCTGCCGGGGGTGCTGATGCAGCCGCTGGCGGTGGAGTTTGGCTGGAGTGTGCGCGATCTGTCGTCGGTGTTTGCGACCCGCTTTGCACTGTACGGTTTGCTCGGTCCATTCGCTGCCGTCATTTTGCTGCGCTATGGCGTGTCGCGTGTGGTGGCCTTGGCCGCCGCGGTGATTGCCAGCGCCTTGCTGGCGGGGCTGGTCATGCGCAACCTGGGCCAGGCCTTTGTGCTCTGGGGCATTGTGCTGGGCATGGGCACGGGGCTGACTGCCATGGTGCTGGGCGCTACCGTGGCCAACCGCTGGTTTGTGCAGCACAAAGGCCTGGTAATGGGATTGCTGGCGGGCAGCAGTGCCACCGGCCAGCTGCTGTTTTTGCCGGTCGCTGCCTGGCTGATTGCGCAGTACGGCTGGCGCTGGGCCTTGCTGCCGGTGGTGGTGGCATCGGTCATCGTGCTCGTGCTGGTGCTGCTGTTCATGCGTGACAGCCCGGCCCAGATGCAGCTGGCCCCTTATGGCGCTGACCCTGCTGCAGCGCCTGCCGCGCCTGCGCCCCGCGCCAGCTGGAGCCTGCCCTTTAGCACCTTGGCCGCTGCCTCGCGCGTGCCGGCGTTCTGGATCCTGGCGGGCACCTTCTTTATCTGCGGGCTCAGCACCAATGGGCTGATCCAGACCCATTTCATATCGCTCTGCGGCGACTATGGCCTGGGCCCCGTGCCGGCCGCTTCTGTGCTGGCGATGATGGGGATTTTTGACCTGGTGGGCACCACCTTGTCGGGCTATCTGTCAGACCGCTATGACAGCCGCAAGCTGCTGTTCTGGTACTACGGCCTGCGCGGGCTGTCGCTGTTCTGGCTGCCTTACTCCGAGTTCACCGTGGCCGGCCTGTCGCTGTTTGCCGTGTTCTATGGCCTGGACTGGATTGCCACCGTGCCGCCCACCGTCAAGCTGGTGGCCAGCGAGTTTGGGCCCGAGCGCGCAGCCCTGGTGTTTGGCTGGGTGTTTGCCGCCCACCAGTTGGGTGCCGCAGTGGCCGCCTATGGCGCTGGCCTGGCGCGCTCGGTGCTGTCGTCCTACTCACCCGCATTGTTTGTCGCAGGCGCCGCTTGCCTGGTGGCGGCAGCGGCGGTTTTGTGGGTGCGCAAGCCAGCCGTGGCTATGCGCGCCGTGGGTTAA
- a CDS encoding TetR/AcrR family transcriptional regulator, whose translation MKVTKEQAQHNRQALLDAAAALFKERGIDGTGVADICQQAGLTQGALYKHFSDKQDLAAQALAHGFGQGFGKVKQASEKSDHPIATYLDTYLNPQVRDDMTRGCPLVSTACDAGRQSEAVSRTFSDGFAELRAGIEAALPPSADPQQRQALASTLVAALVGAMAISRGVVKSDPALADEVLQQVRTVVEGLSSKP comes from the coding sequence ATGAAAGTCACCAAGGAACAAGCGCAACACAACCGCCAGGCACTGCTGGATGCCGCCGCTGCGCTGTTCAAGGAACGCGGCATTGATGGCACGGGCGTGGCCGATATCTGCCAGCAGGCGGGCCTGACGCAGGGCGCGCTCTACAAGCATTTCAGCGACAAGCAAGACTTGGCAGCCCAAGCGCTGGCGCATGGCTTTGGGCAAGGCTTTGGCAAGGTCAAGCAGGCCAGTGAAAAGAGCGACCACCCGATCGCCACTTATCTGGACACCTACCTGAACCCTCAAGTGCGGGATGACATGACCCGGGGCTGCCCCCTCGTCTCCACCGCCTGCGATGCCGGCCGCCAGAGCGAGGCGGTGAGCCGCACTTTTAGCGATGGCTTTGCCGAGCTGCGCGCCGGCATCGAGGCCGCCTTGCCGCCCAGCGCCGACCCGCAGCAGCGCCAGGCACTGGCCAGCACCTTAGTGGCTGCACTGGTCGGCGCGATGGCCATCTCGCGCGGCGTCGTCAAGTCCGATCCAGCGCTGGCCGACGAGGTGCTGCAGCAGGTACGCACGGTGGTGGAAGGCTTGAGCTCCAAGCCCTGA
- a CDS encoding Bug family tripartite tricarboxylate transporter substrate binding protein codes for MTQGHSPQRRQALQSLLQTGLGLALLGGGLPAVHAASTADYPASTIKLVIPYPPGGPTDLVGRLVAISMSESLKQTIFIDNKPGASGMVGAAQVAKAQPDGYTLLANASLQVINPSVYDKVPYDSFNDFAPITQIVDVPLVLVVNSELPVSNVQELVAYLKASKNSINFGSAGNASSQHLSGELFKLKTGIAMQHVPYKGSSPALTDLMGGQLQLMFDSMPSAMPFITSGKLKALAVTTAKRSSSLPQIPTMQESGIADYATSTWYGLWAPKNTPPEIVHKLAQAAQQALRKPEVAAQYQRMGAEPVGSSPQEFLAYMRSEEKKWAEIVKRSGARAD; via the coding sequence ATGACACAAGGCCATTCACCGCAGCGCCGCCAGGCCCTGCAATCGCTGCTGCAGACCGGTTTGGGCCTGGCCCTGCTGGGCGGCGGCCTGCCCGCCGTACATGCGGCATCAACGGCCGATTACCCGGCCTCCACCATCAAGCTGGTGATCCCCTACCCGCCCGGCGGCCCCACCGACTTGGTCGGGCGCCTGGTCGCCATCTCGATGAGCGAGAGCCTGAAGCAGACCATCTTCATCGACAACAAGCCCGGCGCCAGCGGCATGGTGGGCGCGGCCCAGGTCGCCAAGGCCCAGCCCGACGGCTACACCTTGCTGGCCAATGCCTCGCTGCAGGTGATCAACCCCTCGGTCTACGACAAGGTGCCGTATGACTCCTTCAACGACTTTGCGCCAATCACGCAGATTGTCGATGTGCCGTTGGTGCTGGTGGTCAACAGCGAGCTGCCGGTGTCGAACGTGCAAGAGCTGGTGGCCTATCTGAAAGCGAGCAAGAACAGCATCAACTTTGGCTCGGCCGGCAATGCCTCGTCGCAGCACCTGTCGGGCGAGCTGTTCAAGCTCAAGACCGGCATTGCGATGCAGCATGTGCCCTACAAGGGCAGCTCGCCGGCGCTCACCGATCTGATGGGTGGCCAGCTCCAGCTGATGTTTGATTCGATGCCCTCGGCCATGCCCTTTATCACTTCGGGCAAGCTCAAGGCGCTGGCTGTGACCACCGCCAAGCGCTCCAGCTCGCTACCGCAGATTCCGACCATGCAGGAATCGGGCATTGCCGACTACGCCACCAGCACCTGGTATGGCCTCTGGGCCCCCAAGAACACGCCGCCCGAGATCGTCCATAAACTGGCCCAGGCTGCGCAGCAGGCCCTGCGCAAGCCCGAGGTGGCCGCGCAGTACCAGCGCATGGGCGCCGAGCCAGTCGGATCGAGCCCGCAGGAGTTTCTGGCCTATATGCGCAGCGAAGAAAAGAAATGGGCCGAGATCGTAAAACGCTCAGGCGCTCGGGCGGATTAA
- a CDS encoding NADPH:quinone oxidoreductase family protein: MKAIVCRSFGQPHDVIAVQTTEPPTTLAPDEVLIDVSHATVSHATGLLIEGKYQKTPPLPFVPGTEGVGRVLQCGSAVDHLQVGDQVVFICDWGAYAQQAKVHASTVYAVPAGLDPLRALALPISYGTAYTALHWRTALQAGDSLLVLGAGSGVGAAAVELAAQVPGVQVIACASSEDKRQAALRRGAQHAVDPQHLIEQVKAVTGGKGASLVFDPVGGDLLLQALRCTAQNGRIVIIGFASGTIPKVPMNIALVKNLTIHGFFYGQYIGWTPANERQRHAAAMQAMMAALFEMAHRDAIHPDISRVYAMDQLCDALDALHSREVLGKVALQIQGDKT, translated from the coding sequence ATGAAAGCCATTGTTTGCCGCAGCTTCGGCCAGCCCCACGATGTGATCGCCGTCCAAACCACCGAGCCCCCCACCACCCTGGCCCCCGACGAGGTGCTGATCGACGTGTCCCATGCCACCGTCAGCCACGCCACCGGCCTGCTGATCGAGGGCAAGTACCAAAAGACCCCGCCCCTGCCTTTTGTGCCCGGCACCGAAGGCGTGGGGCGGGTGCTGCAATGCGGCAGCGCCGTGGACCATCTGCAGGTGGGCGACCAGGTGGTGTTTATCTGTGACTGGGGCGCCTATGCGCAGCAGGCCAAGGTGCATGCCAGCACGGTGTATGCCGTGCCCGCGGGGCTGGACCCGCTGCGGGCGCTGGCGCTGCCCATCTCCTACGGCACGGCCTACACGGCCCTGCACTGGCGCACGGCACTGCAGGCGGGCGACAGCCTGCTGGTGCTGGGTGCCGGCTCGGGCGTGGGTGCAGCTGCTGTGGAGCTGGCGGCCCAGGTGCCCGGCGTGCAGGTGATTGCCTGCGCCAGCAGCGAAGACAAGCGCCAGGCGGCCCTGCGCCGTGGCGCGCAGCATGCGGTCGACCCGCAGCACCTGATTGAGCAGGTCAAGGCGGTGACGGGGGGCAAAGGCGCCAGCCTGGTGTTTGACCCGGTGGGCGGCGACCTGCTGCTGCAGGCGCTGCGCTGCACCGCGCAGAACGGGCGCATCGTCATCATCGGTTTTGCCAGCGGCACGATCCCCAAGGTGCCGATGAATATTGCGCTGGTCAAGAACCTGACGATCCACGGCTTCTTCTATGGCCAGTACATCGGCTGGACGCCCGCCAACGAGCGCCAGCGCCATGCCGCCGCCATGCAGGCCATGATGGCCGCGCTGTTTGAGATGGCCCACCGCGACGCCATCCATCCCGACATCTCGCGGGTGTACGCCATGGATCAGCTCTGCGATGCGCTGGACGCGCTGCACAGCCGCGAGGTGCTGGGCAAGGTCGCCCTACAAATACAAGGAGACAAGACATGA